The DNA region TCTCATTCCTAATTCCAGTGCTTGGGAATCTTGTCATTCCTAACCCCGGTGCGATATCGATAAAGATTCATTTGATGCATAAAAACCTTAGGACGGAGGGAGCCGGATCGGCGTGATCGTGCATTACCAACCTAGACCATAGAAATATGTCAGGACTTTTCGAGAATTCTATAATATCACTGAAAGAAAGAGAGGTTCAGTTGTTATTATCGTATGTTCATTTTCGCGTAGGGATATAACGTATGAGTTTGGTCGGAAGGTTTCGGTTTTAAGATCGTTTTACGCGGTCGGAATCATTCGCATAATTCGATTTTGTAGGTTCTCATTGAGTCCAGCTTCTTGACTCCTCGGGGGCCATAATTCTTCTTGCCATTGCCCCGTTTGGTTGAACTAGAATGTGACTTCTGACCGTACAGCGGGGAAAAGATGAAAGGCAGCTCACTTTTAAATGGGATCCAAACGAGACGAGAGACATCAgtctcttggaattgattggaAAGATTTTTGCGTTGTCTCTGCATCATTAATGTAGTGTTGGGTCAAGCCCGTGGAATCCTCAGACGACAATTCGTTGGTCGAGGGGGCCTAGCTCTTGGAATCCTGGTAGCAGGTCCTTGATCTGATCAAAAGCTGATTGCTTTACCTCAATAATTGTTCAAACCGGTCATGGATTTTGGCAGTGCCTGCCAAATGTTCGATGAAATTCGTAGCCGAAAATTTGCTGCAAGAACTTGTGCAAAAGCACCCTCAATTTTGAAAACCTTTTGAAGGTCAAAGTTCAAGAAATGATCCATCATTGGGTCCCAGACATCTGCAATTGTCTTCGGGAAGGAAACCCATTTGAGCATGTGCTCAACATAGTGCTCAAAACTCAAaagaggcatgaccgtgctcaATCAGAAGATGCAGATGTGGCCCTACATCGTATAATGTCCTCAGGAGCTTTCCGTAGTGCCCACTGCCCAGTTATTCAGTGCAGCATGCCTGTCCGAGTAGGATGCTTATGTGCCTGTACATGTAAGTGATGGTACATGATCAgtaaccaaaaagaaaattggtaCGTGATcatgatgatgaagaaaatGGCAACTCAATTGGCTGGAGGCTTCAGAATATGATTGAAGAACAGCTCAGTGTGTTctttaatcctttttttttggactgGTAGCCTCTCTCTCTGCAGTAGTTCCATATATATCTCGATAATACTCTTATTCTCAGCAAGAAAGTTGCACATTTGCCTGTGATTACCTAGAAAAGGGATTGGACTGGGAAGTGGGAATTAGTTGGGCAACAATCTTGGAAAATGCAGGGCACAGTTACCTCATTTTGCCTCGCTGTTTTTTCTTGGTCATGAATGTTTCTTTGCTTATGGCCTTTTGGGAGCATGTCCCAGTATATACATTTTGCTAGTACTCTTATTTTTCAGCAAGTGTGATTACTGAGAAAAGGACAGACAACGATCTCAGAAAATGCAGGGGAGAATTGGCTCATTCGGCTCTGTTTTTCCTTGGTCAGTatgaatatttctttatttatggCCCTTTTGGAAGTATTTGTTAATTCATCCATCCACTTGACTGCACAATCATACCACTGGGCTATGATTGATTTCTTACCCTTATAATGACTGTTGATAGACACACTATCTAAGACTCACGCACACAGAGATCAGAGATGGTGAATTAGAGAGTAATGCATCAATTATAGTATATCATTAGCTCCATTATTTGGGTTAATCTTAATAATACATGAacaaaaaaatcgaaattaatTGCAGATCATACTATATACTGCATTACATATGAAGTACATCTCAGTGGTCCATAATGACTGTAGCTGCATGGAAATGttccttctcttttcctttttttccctcttctctTTATTGTACATGTGGATCCCACCCCTTCAAAAGGAAGGGCATGGTAGTTTCTGTTCCATAATCATCAATTTTAAGCTCTAGCTGGGGCCAAAAAGTTTGACCTCTTCATCTTTTGGATTGGTTCTTCTAATGGGAATAATTGAATGGTAGCCTGAACTTTTGCTTTTTAAGATTAATATTTTTGTGGTCCATCGTTGAATCAATACAATTCCATGCAACTGATGTTACAGGAGATAGTTAATTTAATTCTGCGGTATGCATGCACTCGTGATTTAAATAATCATGGAAGAAGGAGTATGCTTAGACTTGAGAGGGGCATAAGACGGACCATCTTGGAGATATTTATGATTAGTTCCTAATATGTTTGCATGAGGTTCTTTCATGCAGATCCTTCATGTGGACTCAAGTGTGTGCAGTCGACCTTGAGATCTCGAGTGAGGTAACCAGTAAACACTTGAGAGAGTATCCTTCCTGAGGCATTTCCTGGTTATGCATGATGGGTTTCTAAAGAAACTTCATCCAAATATAAACCCTAGGGAGCAAGAGCTGCAGCTTTTACATACAACTCATACTGCACTGCAATTTGCTGGCTGATGATCTATATCTTGTCTGACTTTAGTCTGTATTGCCGTCACATTTTTCATTTCTACATGTTGCCTTCCCATGAAGGTTTCTTGAGTATCACAACTTTGTCAAGGCTAGTTAGGGTTCATTTTCAAGCTCGGGAGAACTGATACAGTGGCAATTAGAGACGTATAGATCAAAAGATGCTGTCCGTTACAGTATAGCAGCATATAGCAAAGCACGTTTTGACATTATAACACTAGAAACTCATTGATTAATTAGTCTTTTCATACAACTGTACTGCTCTTAGTTGGTGAAATTATCTCCAAACAATAATCTCTGAAAACTTTGAATCCCATGTGGCCCATACAGGGATGAATCCTTATCTGCAGCACTTGAAATTACTGCCTACCAAAGCAAGGTGTAGGTGCTTTATATCAATCAGACTTGGGAAATCATGGGGatgcaattatatatagaaatcTATGGCTGAAATCAGAAGCCTGTGGACAAAGCAATTAGCTCTTACAGTTAAGTGTTCATGAGCAAGGAAAGAGAGGTTCAATGGTGTGAAGTTTAAACTTGTTAAATTAGCGTAATCCGAAAGTGTGTCGTTTGGTTTTTGATGATAAACCGGAGATTACGCAAGACAGTTCGCTTGAATTATGCGCTGTTTGTTAGTGGAAATCTAAGCAAAATAGCTAGTCATCATTTCATAGATTGTACAAAGTTTTGCTTCTGTTTGTCAAATGAGTGCCTACATGTCTCTCTCTGTGTTGCTTGTGCTCATGTAGAATCCTATGAATTTCAAGTCTAACTCTGACCCAACTCTAACCATACCAAGGTCACTTgggttgattttttatttctttgattttcttccCTTGTACAGCTATGCTTCATAGGGCAATTGATGAAGGTGTTAGCATGGAAGAATTTACTAATCAATGGATGAGAATCATATTGATGAATAGCTGGTTAGAAGTTCATAAAATATGCTGCAAATGAGTTTGTAGTTTTAATAGAGATGAAGCATGCAAAACTGCAATGAACTTGTAGTCTAAACCTAGCTTAGTTATAGgaaattcttttttccaaTAGCAAGTTAAAGAGCAGCACCGATAGAGGTATTATCATTCTTAAGTCTCATGCTTCTAATTTTGTTTTCAAGACAGACTAACTTTTATGAGGGAAAAGGTGCTGTATGAATTAAGAATGATGATTCCTGATTTCCTTTTTGTATAGCTATGGCAGCACCCATGTGACAGTGTTGTATGTAAGTGTATAGTCGTCAGCTGTAATTCTATCCTAAGGTAATACTATGTACATAGGGACACATTGATatgagagaggagagagagggatagAGGAAGGGAGGGACTCTTGGAGAGAATTACATATATTAGTAGTGGAGGAATCTTTTGTTTCAAGCGCATTTCGAGATTACAAACTTGAACTCGATCGTTGGTCGATTTCATCCAATTTTGGGAGGACGTCTGCCCTCAAAGCGAATCCTGTGATTCGTACACTATATTGTGTTTGTACATTAGGTTTGGTAGGAAAGAATAATAATGTGGAGAGTAGTTATATGTTAGATGTACGttgcttttctttatttatttattcattttttgggCTTTTGTTTAACAAATATTTGCTGTTGCTGTTGCAGCCTTTGAATGCACGCACACTATGACTTATCACAGAATTTCCTGTTTTGCCACCTTCTGCTGACCATAGACATCACTCACAGGTCAGCTCCCTTCAGTATTTAAATCTCCCAAACCACGGGGCTCTTCCATGAAGAGAAATGGCCTCTTACAGTAATACTTTTTGGTTCTCTTGGGGCCTACACTTTCTCTTAATATGTTTCTGTTTCATTAGCTCAACTTCCCCATCCGAGGTACTTGAATCTTATTGGCCAGAGCCGGTTCCTGAGCTAGTGTTAAGCTTTGGCTAATATTAAGGCTTTTTTACAGTACctctttctatttatttttttgtgtcTTTCTTCAATGTGTTATCCACAGGTTTACATGGTCTATATGGGACAGAGCCAAAACCTTGACACTGAACTGACCACAAAATCACACCACAGGCTTCTACTCAAAGTCTTTGGAAGGTATCCTCCCACTATTTAAACCTGCAACTCCACCTCCCTTTTGACATTTAAATTTTCGAGAAAGTTGCTCAATTAATTCCCTCCTGTAATTCTTACATCACATATGGTATGGAGAAATGAAAACGTGCAAGGATCTGGCATACAAAATGGTCAAGTTGTACCATATGATCCCTCTTGATCTTGTGTTCTTCCTATTGCACTATAATTGACCTCACCTGTTTTAAATCCACTGTCATTTATGCATCCATTTCAGTGTGCGTCCACATATTAGTTACATGTGAAATTTTCGTGCTATTCTCAGCGAAGAAGATGCAATGCAGTCCGTGCTATACTCCTACACATACAGTTTCTCGGGTTTTGCCGCGAAGCTTAACTCCACACAAGCAACCACCTTAGCCAGTAAATGAGCAACTACAATAATTTTTGCccattaattaatatcatCATTTTATTGTTGTCATAAGTAAGTCTTCTTAATGGAATTAAGCATAAAAATAGCCCTGATAAATATCTATATCATGTACACAGAGATGCAAGGAGTAGTGTCGGTGTTTGAAAGCAGGATATTGGAGTTGCACACCACCAGAAGTTGGGACTTCATGGGTCTTACATTGGACAATGGCAGAGCCACACCAATGCAGCTTGCTTTTGGTGCCGATGTTATTGTTGGAATACTCGACTCAGGTTCGGtttctccttttattttccatgttataaTTGATTCGTTGTAATATTGAGATAAGTGTGCACGTTAGTCcttccataaattaatttatgtttGCTCTACAAGTCAAATCCTGGACTACCTTTTGGTCCTCCTTTAGATTTTGCTCTTCTTTAAGGTCCTTAAAAGGTTATATTTCAATCATTCATCTTAGCTTATGCATTACACTTTATGATCACGTGCTGTACATGATAAGGTATATGGCCGGAATCTGAGAGTTTCCATGAGGAACACGGGATGGGCCCGATCCCATCATCTTGGAAGGGGGAATGcgaggaaggagaagattTCAACCCTGCAACTGCATGTAATCGCAAGCTAATCGGGGCCCGTTATTATTTGACGGGCATTGAACAGCAGCTGGGTCCTCTCACTGCCGACTCTGAGTATCGTTCCCCCCGAGACCGGGTTGGTCATGGAACTCACACTGCCTCGACAGCTGTTGGCTCAATTGTGCGGAACGCGAACTTTCATGGTATTGGGCAGGGGACTGCCCGGGGTGGGGGCCCCAGGGCGCGGCTTGCTGTGTACAAGGTGTGTTGGAACCAGAAGGGTGTTGGGTTTTGCAGTGAGGCCGATATAATGGCAGGTTTTCATGATGCTTTGAAGGATGGGGTCCACATGATTTCGGCGTCCATCGGGAGGGCTCCACCGTTGCCGCCCTTCTTCAAGTCACATGCCGATATTGGGTCGTTTCATGCAATGCAGCTTGGGGTCACAGTGGTTTTCTCAGCCGGGAACGAAAACTCTGCACCTCATCCATCTCTGGTGCAGAATGTCTCCCCTTGGTCCATCTCTGTGGCTGCTTCCTCCATTGATCGGACTTTTCCGACTAAGATTGTGTTGGACGGCAACCTCACTTTCATGGTAATTTAAAAATCTCTTCCCAGAAAAAGCGGCAAAAAAGAAGCATGGTCCCTCTTTGTTCTCGCAAATCTTTCcagttttctattttctcatCTTCCCTAAAGGCAGAAATATAGACTGAACTGCAATTTACAATACTCTTTTCATTCTTATTTTCACCATTTCTCTGTAGgaaaagaatagaaaataattttgtgaACTGTCCAAATGAACCACAGAACTACATTTCCAAGTATGCATCTTCACACAAGCTCTTCGTCCTCGGAAAAATCTTCATAGCAAATTCTCTACATACGACTTGCTCTGCTAATATCactaaaatatataacaaTCCTGCCTAATTTTCTACAGGGGGAGAGTTTAATCACCTCCCAGATAAATGGCATATTGGCAGATGCGGGCAGTTTTTTCCGAGATAGGTAGATGAATTTCTCAACTTCTTCCCTCTTGCTGACACTGTTTACTTTGGATCACATTCACAATTCACATTTACTTATGGATCGAGCTCTGATTCTGATAACAGGATATGCTCGCGTGATTATTATATCAATGTAAATGTATCAGCTTCTGGGAAGGTAGTCTTGTGCTTCTCGAATGTTGGATTGGTATCGAGCGATACAGCTATAGATGCTGTCCAGAACGCCAGTGGTTTGGCTCTGATTTTCGCTGAGCCGCTGGCCCGACAGATTCCTGATGTTGATGCTGTTCCCACAGTCCATGTTGATCTTCAGCAGGGGACTAGGATTAGGAACTACCTCGGCCTAGCGGGAAGGTAAAACCTATGCTTCTCAAACTTCCAATCGAAAGTCAGCTATATGAAAACCTGATAAGACCAATTGATTCAACAAGTTGAACTGAGAGCATGGGGCCTATATGCTTAGGAGGAATCTCTAAACGGGTGCAAAAACAGTGGAATGACTGTTATTCTCTTTGACAACTGATATTACAGTGAGTTAACACAAATTCTCGAGTCTAATCAGAAGGTGATAAAATGTGTGGAATCAATATTTAGTCATTCATCATCCTAGTTGAAATTGTTAATGACATTCCTGACGATTACTGAATGTTGTGGACTGTGATTCCGAAGGCGACCCGTATCCATTCAGATCATACCAGGCAAAGGAGTCATTGGGAAGTCACCGGCACCTGCTGTTGCCTACTTCTCTTGCAGGGGCCCAAGCTCCCTTTCTCCTGATATTCTGAAGGCAAGTTTCCCGGATTAAGTTTCACAAATGTTCGCGATTGACAATTAGCTATTAATACCAACTTGTCTTGCTTAACAGCCTGATATAACTGCACCCGGAGTGAACATCTTAGCAGCGTGGCCTTCCAATTACTCATCAAAAATGTGGAATTTCCTCTCGGGAACATCCATGTCTTGCCCTCATGTGGCAGGAGTGGCTGCCCTAATCAAGTCGATCCACCCTGACTGGTCCCCTGCCGCCATCAGATCCGCTCTCATGACAACAGGTAAGGTCAGTTTCAATGCAAGTTTGGACCAAGATGACACCCGGAATTAAACCAAGTTAATCACAACCGCTGATTGGTTGCTGTCAATTAAAACCTGCGGTTGATCAGGCTAGATGAAGTCCTTTCAGACATCCTTTTAAGCAAGGATTTTCGGTTTTCCCCAGTTCAGTGATTGTTATTTGTGTCACAACTGGCAGCATAAGAGTTATATGGATTCTCCGGTACATAATCTCTGGTTTGTCTTCTATTTCACAGCATACATGGAGGACACTGCTTCTGAAGTCATACTAGCAGGAGGTTCGACAAAGGCCTCGGATCCATTCGATGTTGGTGCGGGCCATTTGAACCCGATCAAAGCAATGGATCCAGGCCTAGTCTATGACATGAAGACAAGGGACTACATCATCTTTCTTTGCAACATGGGCTACACCCAGAATCAGATAAGCCTAATGGTCCGGCCAGGGACCGACACCACCTGCCCACATTACTTCACCAGCACCTCCAACTTGAATTACCCGGCAATCACAGTATCCAATCTCCAGACCACAACCGCGGTCAAGAGAACTGTCCGCAACGTTGGTAGGAACCGGAACACTTTGTACTATCCCAAAATCATCAAACCCAATGGGGTAGACGTCTATATATGGCCAAAAGTTCTGGCATTCGAGTGGTTCAAGGACGAGATTACATATTACGTGACGCTCAAACCGAGGAAAATATCTCAGGGGAGGTATGATTTCGGAGAGATTGTATGGTCGGATAGGTACCACAACGTCAGGATTCCACTGGCCGTGTGCGTGAACATCACTGATGGTGTTATTACGGGCTCTACCGTATCTCACTCGGATGCCGGTCTGCAGTCTTGAATGCACACCTAAATATATCTTTATATTCTACGCTAATTTTCGAATTTCATGCTGTATGGTTGTGGTTTATTTTTGGGCGAAAGTTGAGCAACGACATGCTCATATAAGAAcgttttaaattttcttgtaTATGGTATTTTCCGAGTCCAATCGTCTTGGAAATGGAATCTTAAATAAgaactttccttttctttttttgttcatGAACTTGCCCGATAGATTTATGGCTGGAatcaatcaaatcaaatatataatctatTACAGATAAAACTATTCGATTATTtgtgaaaaatcaaaatcaatatCAATCAATATACTTGTAAAGGCTAATCAGATAGTTATATAGAAATAAAGCATTGGAGCGGAACATTTGTTTGTCGTCGAGAAAAGCAGGAATAGTTATCAGCTTCCCAGAAGGGATGGAAGATTCTTGAAGAGAAATTAAGATGGTAATTcttccaaaaacaaaaagtaattttgcttggtaattctttaaaaaaacaaaatctcCTTTCTATCTTCCCTGACTGCCCCCATAGTTTTTGTTTCTTTCACCTCTGGCCCGGTTATTTtataaacttaaaaaaaaaaaaagtatagtaTGATTCTGCTAGAGGGGACAGTGGTAACTCGTCGCCTGCCATTACCGTCCAAGATGAGGTAGCTCGACCCACCAGATCGCTTGCAACAGCGGCGGTCATCCGAAAAGTCATAACGATAGCACTCCCCTTACTCTTAATTTAGAGACTAATCTTcgcctctttctctctctctctctctctcttaatcTATTGGGCTGAGGAAAAAGGACTTGTGCATGATTGGGAAAAATGGAAGAGTATCAATGCAAATAACTAAAAGTGCTATTTTGACTGAGCAATTTAGTTAGCTTAAAAAGGCCAATTCAATGTCAAATTATGTTCTATGGTGGAACGCAAATTTGTTTGTAGtccttttaatattaaagataATATTTTGGCTCATAGATCTTTTAATAACGTCGCAAATCCATCGGATCACATGCAAGGTACAATAAAATTGGAGGGTCGTTTACGTCTCGATGGCGTGTCATTGACATGTCCATAAATTAAAACCCGCTTACATGTGGATGACATGTCGCAAACGTGTCGAGCTTATATTtaactatttttaaaaatcgatttttatgATCCGGTTCAGTGACGTGGCGAAATGTGATTAGTACATGTAGCGGGAAGATTCAAGAATAGTGATATAAGCgaaaattgtgaaatgaaaatataaaagactAGACATTAggcaaaatatgtaaataatgaaTAAGTGAGATTAAAAGTTGATAGGATAtaatagttaaaattaatattccaTCATAAAATACAAGTTCGGATTCCATTATAAAATCTaccatgaaaaataaatttcccaTAACTGAATGATTAAGTGGTTATTTTACTTAACAATTAAGTTTAACAAAGTTTGTGTTATTGATTATCAAACGACTTgaatcaaattcaattttgaaaatataatttttagcACTCGATGTGACTATCAAGTACCACCTAAATAAATCTTATTGAATGGTTGAATGCCTTAGCACTATTACCTCCTTCTTGTTATCTTTACTCGATAGTGCCGGACCggatattttcttcattttaacTTTGACATGCTATTTTTATATGAGTAAAATGCGGTTTGCCCCCAATCTTTAAGCTTAGTTGTATAGTACCCACTGACCTTTAAGAAAAAGCAAAGTTGCAAAAACCCTAGGACTATTCAAGAAGAAGTGCACCCTAGGCTAATTTTCGACGACTTTTCCGGCCatctaaataatttattaatttcataatttagaaaaacaattttaaggtaaaaaaattcgaaaattcgaaaatttgaaaaaaaaaaaaaaagaaaaagagaaggcCGAAGAACGTACAAAAAGAAAGAGGGAGGGGAAGGAAGCGACGGTGCATCTCCGCTTGGCCACCAC from Punica granatum isolate Tunisia-2019 chromosome 3, ASM765513v2, whole genome shotgun sequence includes:
- the LOC116199593 gene encoding subtilisin-like protease SBT3.18 isoform X1, whose protein sequence is MASYSNTFWFSWGLHFLLICFCFISSTSPSEVYMVYMGQSQNLDTELTTKSHHRLLLKVFGSEEDAMQSVLYSYTYSFSGFAAKLNSTQATTLAKMQGVVSVFESRILELHTTRSWDFMGLTLDNGRATPMQLAFGADVIVGILDSGIWPESESFHEEHGMGPIPSSWKGECEEGEDFNPATACNRKLIGARYYLTGIEQQLGPLTADSEYRSPRDRVGHGTHTASTAVGSIVRNANFHGIGQGTARGGGPRARLAVYKVCWNQKGVGFCSEADIMAGFHDALKDGVHMISASIGRAPPLPPFFKSHADIGSFHAMQLGVTVVFSAGNENSAPHPSLVQNVSPWSISVAASSIDRTFPTKIVLDGNLTFMGESLITSQINGILADAGSFFRDRICSRDYYINVNVSASGKVVLCFSNVGLVSSDTAIDAVQNASGLALIFAEPLARQIPDVDAVPTVHVDLQQGTRIRNYLGLAGRRPVSIQIIPGKGVIGKSPAPAVAYFSCRGPSSLSPDILKPDITAPGVNILAAWPSNYSSKMWNFLSGTSMSCPHVAGVAALIKSIHPDWSPAAIRSALMTTAYMEDTASEVILAGGSTKASDPFDVGAGHLNPIKAMDPGLVYDMKTRDYIIFLCNMGYTQNQISLMVRPGTDTTCPHYFTSTSNLNYPAITVSNLQTTTAVKRTVRNVGRNRNTLYYPKIIKPNGVDVYIWPKVLAFEWFKDEITYYVTLKPRKISQGRYDFGEIVWSDRYHNVRIPLAVCVNITDGVITGSTVSHSDAGLQS
- the LOC116199593 gene encoding subtilisin-like protease SBT3.18 isoform X2 — encoded protein: MVYMGQSQNLDTELTTKSHHRLLLKVFGSEEDAMQSVLYSYTYSFSGFAAKLNSTQATTLAKMQGVVSVFESRILELHTTRSWDFMGLTLDNGRATPMQLAFGADVIVGILDSGIWPESESFHEEHGMGPIPSSWKGECEEGEDFNPATACNRKLIGARYYLTGIEQQLGPLTADSEYRSPRDRVGHGTHTASTAVGSIVRNANFHGIGQGTARGGGPRARLAVYKVCWNQKGVGFCSEADIMAGFHDALKDGVHMISASIGRAPPLPPFFKSHADIGSFHAMQLGVTVVFSAGNENSAPHPSLVQNVSPWSISVAASSIDRTFPTKIVLDGNLTFMGESLITSQINGILADAGSFFRDRICSRDYYINVNVSASGKVVLCFSNVGLVSSDTAIDAVQNASGLALIFAEPLARQIPDVDAVPTVHVDLQQGTRIRNYLGLAGRRPVSIQIIPGKGVIGKSPAPAVAYFSCRGPSSLSPDILKPDITAPGVNILAAWPSNYSSKMWNFLSGTSMSCPHVAGVAALIKSIHPDWSPAAIRSALMTTAYMEDTASEVILAGGSTKASDPFDVGAGHLNPIKAMDPGLVYDMKTRDYIIFLCNMGYTQNQISLMVRPGTDTTCPHYFTSTSNLNYPAITVSNLQTTTAVKRTVRNVGRNRNTLYYPKIIKPNGVDVYIWPKVLAFEWFKDEITYYVTLKPRKISQGRYDFGEIVWSDRYHNVRIPLAVCVNITDGVITGSTVSHSDAGLQS